In Lolium rigidum isolate FL_2022 chromosome 3, APGP_CSIRO_Lrig_0.1, whole genome shotgun sequence, the genomic window agactcgacgctatgtctggtagaggcggaggccgacctcgcggccgcggccgtggtcgtggtcgtggccgcggcatagctgaacgatcgccgtcgcctcccacgctgtcgtcttcatcgtcggagatggacgtggacccGGACGTGCTGtttgagttcgtcctcgtcctcaagggcgacctgcgcggcatccagaggctgccggactccttcaccgagtacgtcggcggcgtacgcccgcgcaagatgcatctgcgggaggcttcgtgcggctactactggtggatcgtcgacgcgatctacgacgcgcgcggcaagatgtacctcaacatcgggccgggagaagttcgcgcgccaccacggcctcgagccggcttcatcctcctgttctcctacttcggcaacagggacatgagcgtcaaggtcttcgacgagcggcgctgccgccgggactaccacggcgacagggactaccacggcgacaacaccgacgaggaggatgactgagtgttgtttcttcgtagcgaatacgtgcacggaggtttctgcctgttcgcctcatcggtagaaccaacaagggcaccatcctcccgctggattttccagtttaggtgactaggtgtgccctcgagtgttctttcttagcagcgaacacaagaAACctccgatgcacggcctagttaggtttagtttatttgcaattttttatatttgtgtccaccacggttccaactatgtattagtttgtggaaaccacgtacccaattatgtattagtttgtggaaattgaaataaaaatggcaaaaaaaatattttaaatgtttgggggaggcgtttgggggacgcggctggggagcgacgtcccccaaacgcggcacgaacaaaacacgtcccccaaacgtttaATCCGGCGCAGtttaggggacgctttgggggacgcaactggagatgctctaaggtggtTGCTACACAGGCGCGAAGCAGTCCTTCCAGACTTCTAGCGATCCAGATGGAACATAGCAAGCCCAATTTAGCAACGAAAAAAAATGCACCACAGGCTAACTTTATCCTCTCAGTTACTGAATCGAACCTCTCTCTCGGCAAGCCTTCGCATGTTGCCTGCCCCGTCCCCTGCTTCCCCGCCGTTGCCGCTATCTCCTCCCGTCGACGGCTCGCCCATACCCTCCACAGGACCCATCTCGCCGTTCCTTGCGCAGAAATAGCGCGCCGCTCCATGGATGTCCCGCTCATCGCCGCAGTCGGTCACGTGGGGGCATGTACGCTCGCTCCGCCCAGATCATCGATGCCCCCCGACGACTCCAGCTAGCAGGCTGCTCCGAGACCCCTTGTCGACCCCCATGGAGGTGGCGGGCGTGCCGAAGCCGCGGCTGGAGGAGGCCATCGACTGCGTCATGAACCCGCACATTGGCGCCCCCGTTACCGTGGTGACAAGCACTTCCACTTCCACAACTCCGGCCTCTAGACGCAGAGCGTACTCTACGTGCAGGTAAATTACCAATTAAAATTCCAGATCGACATGGCTTGCATAATATAGTGTGATGCATCTCTCTGCTGGTGATGGGATGGTTTGGTGTTTGTGCTAATATACCCATACAATTGTCTAACAATTATTATTTATTAATCTTAGAATTATCGTGTGGCTATTTGAATTGTGCTGCCCTCCTGCACTATCAAAGTATATGCAAAAAAGTCTGCAATGTTGATTTAGTTTTCTGTACTTGAACTGTTTAAATAGGAGTATGGTATTGTTGAATTCATGAAATCTATTGCAATTGAATGATCCAAGGGTGTCATATCTTGACTGGTCGCGGCACCTTTCTAAATGCTAATTAGCAGCTGCCAATTATGCATATACAGAATAAGTACATTACGACGGGATGTACTTTGCATTTTGGTGACAAGAAACATGGACAATTGGGGACGGGTTCACTAAAGACATGTGAGTATCCTTCCCTTTTCCTTTTTTTAAGTATAGTATTGAACTAAGTAGCTAATTTGTGTGGAAAAATCATTTTGTGCTTACCATGCATGGAGGcgacaatatttccttactatgcTTTCCATGCATTTTTATGGTCTTCCCTATCATCATACAAAAGTGTCTCTTTGTTTAATTTATTGATTGTATTGAGATAAGTACAAGCTAATCTGATAGTGCTTGCATTCTAACAGTGAGGGGCATAAGTGTGGCCACTCAAAAAGCGTGCGTGTCAGCGTATCCTCTCCGTCAAATCCTAGAAGCAATATGAAAATAGAGGATTTTGGTTATATTTATTAGTCTTGAATGAGTAAATTCGTAAGACAAGGTATGAAGTAATAAAACAAGAGGGTGCCTGAAAGAGCCGGGCCAAGTTTGGATGAGTTCCTGGAGGCATATCCCTCGACCAATCCTATGCTGTACTAATTCTTCAGAGATAAAATAAGATCTCGTCCAAGTTATTTCCAGATAGGAGAACATAATATGCAGTCTATCTGACCACAAAAGGAAGTACAACAGGTGATTAACCTAACAATTAGGAAACAAGAAAATGAGTTGTGGCCTAGAGGGTGCATCCATCGTTTGCAACCTGAAAAAAATAAACTTCTGAATGAGATCAATAAGCAAAGAACAGTCAAAATACTATACTATTGCCAAAAAGAAGTTTTCAACAGATATACTTCACAAGAGCACTTCTTACGATGTAAGATGTGCGACCTTTGTAAACCCTTGATAAGTCAAggaaatccttcaattctccaaaATCTTACAGATGAGATAGAACAGTGGAGCTTCTAGATACAAATAAACAAATTTGATAGCTGAAATCATTTTGCATCCTCTCACTCAAAGTTCgactccagatctgaacttgtagTTCTCTGCTTCAGCATAATAAAGCCATCCGCATGACCATATTATGATACAATTTTTCTACCCTGAATATCCTACCGAAAAGCTCACCATGACCATGGAAAATAATTAACATCGATTTTGACAACGaaagatcaataaatggtaaaaaaAGCTATCCGCAtaatacttgttcattttagtgaACTTCTGTTTATCCTTACTCCAGTAGTGGTAGGTAGCCTGATGCCATGCTACTCTGCTATAACTTGTTCTGGAGATAATGCTAATGTTGCCTTGGTGTGGACATTGCAGGAATAACATAGGTGTTGGTGGAAGGCACTTCAGTTGTACGAGGCGGGGTTGCCACTCTAAGTCGTACAAAATGGCTAGTAATAAAGTTAAAAAGGTTGACGCCTCTGCTTAGATGCTAGATGGGCCTATACTGTTGAGTTTCCAtattttagctttattttaatgttgcTTGCCTTTCTTCACTGTTGAGCTCCatgatgaacattgaatatttaaACCTAATTTGATAGTTTAGTTTGGCCGTGGGGATCAAACTGTATACCTGGATGTGCGGTACCATAATGAACTTTGCTACTGAGATATAAGATGAGAGATTCAACATAAACATGAAAAATTTCAAGTTATCTAGATACAACAACATTGATGCAAATAAAATGTGAAATTTTGCACCTGCTTCACCCTTCTAAAACAtctcgaaagacaatgcttttggTGCTTTTCCCGGATTTATCAACCTCATAAAATACATTCAGCTCTGAAATTTTGCAATTCCATGAAAGGTATATCTACATTGATTAGGCTAGAATAATCATGACCGGACACACAAGGCCTCCTAGGGAATCTGATATGAGGTAAGGTAAATAGATCTCAAAGCATGAAACCTCAAGTATCATATCAGATTGGTATTAGTGAACTATTAAAACATTATGATCTGACAGATTGGCATTTGTTCAAACCATGATCACTGCAGATTCTCACATGATGGGGAAGTTCTTCAAAGAAAGTGCATCCAGCTGGTGATCCGCATCAGAGTAAAATACATACAATTTGATACCTTTTCTGGTGATCCACATGATGGGGGAAGTTCTTCAAACAAAGTGCACCTCAAGTTTCCCTGATGATTCTCATGATAATAAAATACATACAAATCAGGAAAGGTATGAAACATCAGGTTTCCTCACCAATTTGAAAACTGCATACAACCTAGAGGTGTGATTATGTACCTTTACTCTCCCTGATTATTCCAGGAGTTCTCTGCCATAACAATGGTTAAAGGTACCCTTTATATGCACGCACCAGAAAGCATGGTTGGGCGATTAGGATTCTACCGATATTGTTGGTCCGCAATGATGGAGTTTCCTTTAAAATGTGAGAGATCCCTGAAATGCTGCAGTTTCCTTTAAAATGCTGCAGATTCCTTTGATTTGGCTGGGTGGTTTCCTTTCCTGTAACCCTGACATAATGGCGTGTCGATAAATCTGTGTGTACTTTCCTTTCCTGTAGCCATGAATAATTTCGTTGCTGtagagatgttgtggcgcggtgatTATGTGCTGGACTTTCCTGGAATGGTTATGTGGTTTCCTATTCTGTTGCACTGAAATGATGTTGCCGTGTTGAATTGTTTGAGGCAAGGTGGGAGGGCAATTTGGTCAAGTTGAAAATATGTGTGACGAAACCTctgaccggaggaaacagaaccagttcctcctttttatatagtagagataagGCACGTTTTGCGCGTGCTCTAAAAAAAGGTGTGTGCATTCATTTTATTTTGCGTATATATTAGTACTAGTCTTTGAT contains:
- the LOC124703324 gene encoding uncharacterized protein LOC124703324, with protein sequence MSRSSPQSVTWGHVRSLRPDHRCPPTTPASRLLRDPLSTPMEVAGVPKPRLEEAIDCVMNPHIGAPVTVVTSTSTSTTPASRRRAYSTCRNNIGVGGRHFSCTRRGCHSKSYKMASNKVKKVYLH